One Mastacembelus armatus chromosome 10, fMasArm1.2, whole genome shotgun sequence DNA window includes the following coding sequences:
- the LOC113144781 gene encoding uncharacterized protein LOC113144781, whose product MAHKPSLHVSVGILGIAGGSLLLLVNSYASSPENNLIPFTALGILLLIIAALLAYAGVRRSLSHAQLFSVLCLTVSALWCGSGLVYILVGQGVLQPTELRSSLVPGLAAFTLALLIIGVVAVLVKKAVICLIAVGISLACAHQIASLSAAGFGQSATAANYLLVCLVGVYFGFGRLLSTITQGKVEPPGTGLKKKAEVKTEQNQGCSDAVSVGLVMNLLSASVLACPLLGVVPKLSTGHVPWLWTAGVFQLGMCILFYRAMDTLAATFYGFTALLKFAEGYSALLSFYSIQPFSPVPFPVVFSVLFFILALFSCQKNLLEGLYQLFFVAYCIAIAAQPQGFFQGGTEGVQAAIFVVSAIMLLITTFNMVSTTMIPTGQGCFKALVNRMQCLTLRAHDKELHAPHLGYSKYADAEVLGHACSVLAAFAITATVGGRNPLSVLILPWVVVAGGALQLLCGSVAFARGKTFESTVFILYGVMWTVWGLTRYGGLYGETRGFNVAVGIISFMLFNCLVTAAALFLNVAWFAYTFTFQLILISFLLDAVGNLPYGYDIGVTIIFGLVSFYCFLAHIFNSTFQSPQIPLGKPLVKLSGVGGGAGVCPHVPARKATSVQQIAEIMKNGGICGMPTDTVYVLVAACNRPDAVVKAYKVKKQAEDRPMSLWISSIKQLEPVRHLLSPLLLDFMEAAWPSSISMVISRGPWMDIFGLGEAAKHIGTPQSIAIRNPDCSVATHLINLVGPIAVTSANPTGEADTTHHNQVYAKLGDKVDGVLCDGPSPENIASTVVDCTKIETGHIGFFRVGLIPKSKVLQIFEEVQRRHRQGRTNPSFEYDLHLPDTQRDLSSGDTSSTESGRGTGSSTPSRFSPEHSPVLRNGS is encoded by the exons ATGGCTCATAAACCTTCGCTGCATGTGTCCGTTGGCATATTGGGCATCGCTGGCG GTTCTCTCCTCCTTTTGGTGAACAGCTATGCCAGCTCTCCTGAAAATAACCTCATCCCCTTTACTGCTCTTGGGATTCTGCTCCTCATCATTGCAGCCCTCTTAGCTTATGCAG gTGTCCGGCGCAGTCTGTCCCACGCccagctgttttctgttctgtgtctgactgtctcTGCCCTGTGGTGTGGCTCAGGTCTGGTGTACATCCTGGTGGGCCAGGGGGTGCTGCAGCCCACAGAGTTAAGATCCTCTCTGGTCCCTGGTCTGGCAGCATTTACCTTGGCTCTGCTCATCATAGGCGTAGTTGCAGTCCTAGTAAAAAAAGCAGTTATTTGTCTCATAGCTGTTGGTATTAGCTTGGCATGTGCCCATCAAATCGCCAGCCTGTCGGCTGCAGGTTTTGGTCAGTCTGCCACAGCTGCTAACTACCTCCTTGTCTGTCTGGTGGGTGTTTACTTTGGTTTTGGACGTCTACTGTCAACTATCACTCAGGGTAAAGTGGAACCTCCAGGAACAGGCCTGAAGAAAAAAGCTGAAGTCAAAACAGAGCAGAACCAGGGGTGTAGTGATGCGGTGTCTGTGGGTTTGGTGATGAACTTactgtctgcctctgtgctgGCTTGTCCTCTGTTAGGTGTGGTCCCCAAGCTCTCCACAGGTCATGTCCCCTGGCTATGGACAGCTGGAGTCTTCCAGCTTGGCATGTGCATCCTTTTTTACCGAGCCATGGACACACTAGCTGCCACTTTTTATGGCTTCACTGCTCTGCTGAAATTTGCAGAGGGCTACAgtgctctcctctccttttaCTCCATTCAGCCTTTCTCCCCCGTTCCCTTCCCTGTCGTcttctctgtgcttttcttcaTCCTGGCCCTGTTCAGCTGTCAGAAGAACTTGCTGGAGGGGCTCTACCAATTATTCTTTGTAGCCTACTGTATCGCCATTGCTGCCCAGCCTCAAGGCTTCTTCCAAGGGGGCACTGAGGGTGTACAGGCAGCTATATTTGTAGTTTCTGCCATCATGCTTTTAATTACCACATTCAATATGGTGTCCACTACCATGATCCCCACAGGGCAGGGCTGTTTCAAGGCTTTAGTAAATAGGATGCAGTGTCTTACTCTCCGAGCACATGATAAAGAGCTACACGCGCCTCACCTGGGTTATTCTAAATATGCAGATGCAGAGGTGTTAGGTCACGCCTGCAGCGTGTTGGCTGCTTTTGCCATCACGGCCACAGTTGGTGGCAGAAATCCCCTGTCTGTGCTGATTCTGCCCTGGGTGGTGGTGGCTGGTGGGGCTCTACAGCTGCTCTGCGGCTCAGTAGCCTTCGCTCGGGGTAAGACTTTTGAGAGCACAGTTTTTATTCTCTATGGGGTGATGTGGACTGTGTGGGGATTGACGCGATACGGTGGCCTGTACGGTGAAACCAGAGGCTTTAATGTGGCAGTCGGGATCATTAGCTTCATGCTGTTTAACTGTTTAgtgacagctgctgcactgtttCTAAATGTCGCCTGGTTTGCCTACACCTTCACCTTCCAGCTCATTCTCATTAGCTTCTTGCTCGATGCAGTGGGTAACCTGCCTTATGGTTATGACATTGGAGTCACTATCATCTTTGGCCTTGTCAGTTTCTATTGTTTCCTGGCTCACATTTTCAACAGCACCTTCCAGTCCCCCCAGATCCCTTTAGGAAAACCTTTGGTCAAGCTGAGTGGGGTTGGGGGAGGCGCAGGTGTCTGTCCACATGTACCAGCCCGCAAGGCCACATCTGTTCAGCAGATAGCAG AAATCATGAAGAATGGTGGCATATGTGGAATGCCTACTGACACAGTCTATGTGCTGGTGGCAGCTTGCAACAGGCCTGATGCAGTGGTCAAAGCTTACAA GGTGAAGAAGCAGGCGGAGGACCGACCTATGTCCCTGTGGATCTCCTCCATCAAACAATTGGAGCCGGTGCGACACCTGCTGAGCCCTCTGCTGCTGGACTTCATGGAAGCTGCTTGGCCATCCTCCATTAGTATGGTTATAAGCagag GTCCATGGATGGACATCTTTGGTTTGGGAGAAGCTGCCAAACACATAGGGACTCCACAAAGCATCGCTATCAGAAACCCAGACTGTTCTGTGGCCACACACCTCATTAATCTG gtTGGGCCTATTGCAGTAACCTCAGCCAACCCTACAGGGGAAGCAGACACAACTCACCATAACCAAGTTTATGCAAAGCTGGGAGACAAG GTGGATGGTGTTCTGTGTGATGGCCCCTCCCCAGAGAACATCGCTTCTACAGTGGTCGACTGCACTAAGATTGAAACAGGACACATTGGTTTCTTCAGAGTGGGTCTCATTCCTAAATCCAAG GTTCTTCAAATCTTTGAGGAGGTtcagaggagacacagacagggaCGGACAAATCCATCTTTTGAGTACGATCTGCATCTACCAGACACACAAAGGGACCTGAGCTCAGGAGACACCAGCTCAACAGAGTCAGGAAGAGGAACTGGAAGCTCAACACCATCTAGATTTTCACCTGAGCATAGTCCAGTTCTCAGAAATGGATCATAG
- the LOC113144584 gene encoding glutamine amidotransferase-like class 1 domain-containing protein 3A, mitochondrial, which yields MAKRVAVILSGCGVYDGTEIHEASAVLIHLSRAGAKVEMFAPDTDQMHVVNHCEGKPTNEKRNILQESARIARGDVTDLAKLQVSAFDAVIIPGGFGVAKNLSDWAVKNKDCTIQPLLEKFIKAFHKAGKPLGMCCISPILAAKIIPGCEVTVGQDKQCEKWPYAQTACALKELGCNHINKDVGEVHVDVKNKLVTTCAFMCNAPIHQVFDGIGVMVTETLKLA from the exons ATGGCAAAACGTGTTGCAGTTATTCTCTCAGGCTGTGGAGTTTATGACGGAACAGAGATCCATGAGGCATCTGCTGTCCTCATCCACCTGAGTCGTGCTGGAGCAAAA GTGGAGATGTTTGCTCCGGACACAGATCAGATGCATGTTGTAAACCACTGTGAGGGGAAACCtacaaatgagaaaagaaacatcttGCAAGAAAGCGCACGTATTGCCAGGGGTGACGTGACTGACCTGGCCAAGTTACAGGTTTCAGCATTTGATGCTGTTATCATCCCAG GTGGTTTTGGTGTGGCTAAGAACCTGAGCGACTGGGCAGTGAAGAATAAGGACTGCACCATCCAACCACTTCTGGAGAAGTTCATCAAAGCCTTTCACAAAGCTGGGAAGCCACTGGGCATGTGCTGCATCTCTCCCATCCTCGCTGCCAAAATCATACCTGGCTGTGAGGTCACGGTGGGGCAGGACAAACAGTGTGAAAA GTGGCCGTATGCCCAGACTGCATGCGCTTTGAAGGAGCTGGGCTGCAACCACATTAACAAGGACGTGGGGGAAGTGCATGTTGATGTCAAAAATAAGCTGGTCACCACCTGTGCCTTCATGTGCAATGCTCCCATTCATCAAGTGTTTGATGGAATAGGTGTCATGGTTACAGAGACACTGAAACTTGCTTAG